Proteins from a single region of Argiope bruennichi chromosome 6, qqArgBrue1.1, whole genome shotgun sequence:
- the LOC129972439 gene encoding uncharacterized protein LOC129972439: MPPKNGNNAAFEINHEIRSVYEYCLAAGLTHEEIVEKARPLLQPIQIDEWKRALLMILKISICCIALSYTLASDTISRSILTQGRHFMFKLLPMWDWTDLYSETCLLDNPFYLDEEIYVVDCQTCEDVYDVDYLNWTSSEEISQLYLQRNIPVIVRDAMADWPVMKSSFSILNLTDEFYHLQEDICMFQSNLRLGNHNQLFEKLLKQDLQKWYAHWENCEKSTQKLMRKFYTRPYFMPSTVQMTESNWVFMSSGYNGKKFKKVDAMPSITVMWVAQVWGYNRIQFTPKKPCNSICNTLEDTLEEGEIVLFSPAMWSLSYLPGDGTENLAIGAGGFSHFS; this comes from the exons ATGCCGCCTAAAAACGGAAATAATGCCGCTTTTGAGATAAATCACGAAATTCGTTCTGTGTATGAATATTGCCTCGCAGCAGGTCTTACTCATGAAGAAATTGTGGAGAAAGCAAGGCCTCTTTTACAACCGATTCAAATCGACGAATGGAAGCGAGCATTGCTGATGATTTTGAAGATCAGCATATGTTGCATAGCGCTGTCATACACTCTCGCATCTGACACCATTTCCAGATCAATACTTACACAAGGGAGGCATTTCATGTTTAAg ctGCTACCTATGTGGGATTGGACGGATTTATATTCAGAAACTTGTTTGCTGGACAATCCATTTTATTTAGATGAGGAAATCTATGTTGTTGACTGCCAA aCATGTGAAGATGTATATGATGTTGATTATTTAAACTGGACATCTTCTGAGGAAATATCACAGCTTTATCTGCAAAGAAATATCCCTGTAATTGTGAGAGATGCAATGGCTGATTGGCCTGTCATGAAAAGCTCTTTCTCAATTCTTAATTTGACAGAt gaattctATCATTTGCAAGAAGATATTTGTATGTTTCAGTCAAATTTACGACTCGGGAATCATAAtcagttatttgaaaaattgcttaaACAGGATTTACAAAAGTGGTATGCTCACTG ggAGAACTGCGAGAAATCTACTCAAAAGCTCATGAGGAAGTTTTATACTAGACCTTACTTCATGCCTAGTACTGTGCAGATGACAGAGTCGAACTGGGTTTTTATGTCATCAGGTTACAATGGCAAAAAGTTCAAAAAG GTCGATGCTATGCCATCTATTACTGTGATGTGGGTTGCACAAGTGTGGGGATACAACAGGATacaattcacgccaaaaaaaccTTGTAACAGTATATGTAATACATTGGAAGATACTTTGGAGGAAGGAGAAATTg tattattcagTCCAGCTATGTGGAGTTTATCTTATTTACCTGGAGATGGAACTGAAAATCTTGCTATAGGAGCTGGAGgcttttcacatttttcttaa